TTCAGGAGTTCTCTCTATTCTAGGAACCCATAAGGTTTCTTCTTTTATTCTCTTGAATGACTCTCCACCTCGGCCAATGACAATGCCAGGCTTTTCGGCATTTATTATAACTATACTCCTGTCAGGTTGAAACTTTATTTCCTTTATTCCAGCTTCTTCTGGTATTATTTCTCTTATTTTTTTCTCAGCAATTTCAGTTGGTAAACAAAGGCTTATGTCTGGTCTAACTTCTATTCTTTTCTTGAGTTGGTTAACAACATCCTTGACCTGTTCAGATGCTTCTAGGAAGAATAATTTGTCCTTTGTGTAAATTACAATTTCACATCCTTCTAAATCTACCTTGTCAACCAAACCTTCGGGTAAACTACTTTTTACTTTTTCAATTATTTCCATATAACTCACTCAAAGAGAATGAGTTTTAATCCTGAGACAGCTTTTGGATCTCACTTTCTTTCAATAATCTAAAACCATCCTTATCTATTACTGCTATATCCATTCCCTTTCCTCCTGATGCTATATCTCTTTCAACAGCAGCCTTTATTGCCTTTACTGCTATCCTTTTTGCCTCTTCCACTGAAAGTCCATCCTTGTAAAGGGTCTCTAGAACACCAAAAGCAAATGGTGATCCAGATCCCGTGGAAAAATACCTCTTTTCCTCTAGTTTGGACCCATCTGGATGGAGGATAAATAAATTGGCTCCTGTTTCATCATATCCAGCCAATATTATCTGTATCATATAAGGGAAGAAACTCCATCTACCACCATAAAGAATGTTTGCTAGGAGGGATGCTGCTGCCTTCACTGTTATTCTCTTTTTATTCCTCAACTCAAACAATGCAACTTCAGCTTTTAGATACTTTGAAAGGGCTTGGAGATCACCGACCATGCCAGCCTGTGTCAGACCTATATGTGGGGCTATTTCTACTATCTTTAGATCTTCCTTTGAGGCAATCATATACCCCATGGTTGCCTTCCTCTCCGCTGCTAAAACAATACCATCTTTGCAAACTAAACCAATTGTTGTAGTTCCAGATTTCAAACCTTGCTTCATTTTCAAAAAAAACACCTCAGAACTTATTTTTTAATTAATTGAATATACAAGAATTTAAATGTTAATAGGACTTGGCAAAATATGCTACCACTTTACCTTCTTTCCCACAATATTTACATTCACCCTTAACTTTTTCTTCAAAAGGTATTACCCTGACGGTTGCCCCTGTTTCTTCTTTTATCCTTTCTTCACATTCCTTTGATCCACACCAATCTATTTTTATAAAGCCTCTTTTTTCTTCCAATATTTTTTTAAATTCTTTGTGGTCTTTAGCAAACCTTATATTTTCATTTAAAAATTCTCTAGCCTTTTCGTATAAATTATTCTGTATTTCTTCGAGTATGGAATTTACTTCCATTTCTAGATTAACCCTTTTAACACTCTTTTTCAAATTATTATCTCTTCTTACCAGAATGACATTTCCTTCATTTATATCCCTTGGTCCTATTTCTATTCTCAGTGGAACACCCTTTAACTCCCAATCATTGAACTTCCAACCGGGTGTGTATTCCTCCCTATCATCCAGTTCAACTCTTAAACCTAATTTAACCAAAATATCCTTTATCTTCCTGCTTTCTTCAAGTACATATTTATTTTCATGAAAGTTTATTGGAATTATCACGACCTGTATCGGTGCTATTTTTGGGGGTAATATCAAACCCTTATCATCTCCATGTACCATTATCAGGGCTCCTATAAGTCTAGTGCTCATGCCCCAGCTTGTTTGCCATGCATATTTTTTTTTGCCATCTTTATCAAGAAACTTTATATCAAAAGCTTTTGCAAAGTTTTGACCTAAGTTGTGTGAAGTGGCAGCCTGGAGGGCCTTTCCGTCTGGCATCAATGCTTCTATGGTTGTAGTATATAATGCACCAGCAAACTTTTCCAATTCACTCTTCTTTCCTGATATAACAGGTATTGCCAGATACTTTTCAGTCAACTCCTTATACAGATTCAATATTTTCAAAACCTCTTCATCCGCTTCTTCTTTTGTTGCATGAACTGTATGACCCTCTTGCCACAGAAATTCACTTGTCCTTAAAAAAGGCTTTGTCATCTTTATTTCTGCCCTGAGTACCGAGTTCCATTGGTTTATCAGTAGTGGAAGGTCCCTCCAACTTCTTATCCATCTTGAATAAGAATAATACATTATTGTTTCTGAAGTTGGCCTTACAACAAGATGTTCTGCCAATTCATCATTTCCACTTTTTGTCACAATAAAAGTTTCCGGGGAAAAACCTTGGAAATGGCTTGCTTCTTTTTTAAGAAAACTCTCGGGAATAAGTGTTGGGAAATATGCATTTTTATGCCCTAATTCCTTTATTTTTTTATCAAAAATCCCGATTATATTTTCCCAGATAGCATAACTGTATGGCATAAAGACAATAAAACCTTTCATTGGAGCGTAATCAGCCATTTTTGATTTAAGGACGACTTGAGTATACCATTCAGAAAGATCCTCATTCTTTTTTACAGTTATTCCAATTTCCTTTTCTTCTTCCATTTTTTCACCTATTAATGGGGCAGCCGAGATTTGAACTCGGGTCGCGAACTCCCAAGGCTCGAATCATGGACCAAGCTAGACCACTGCCCCGTCTAATATAATTAGGATTAGGGAATAAATTAATAATATGGAAGACATCCACCAAACATAGAAATAATAATTATCAGATAAGTTTTTATAACCTTTGGTTGGTTTTGGGTAATTGAAAATAAATCAAAAGGCTAATATTTAAAGAAAAACATAAAATAATTATATGAGAAAAAGTCGTTTGTCTGAAAGAAGAAAAATACCAGAATATGGTATTTGGGGCTTTATAATAATTATTTTTGTGAATTTCTTGGTTATGTGGAGCAGTTTGAGAAATTTCCATTTTAATCTTGTTACAAAATATTACTTTCCATTTATCTGGTTAGGGTATGTGTTGATTGTTGACGCACTGGTCTATAAGTTTAGAGGAAGTTCTTTGATAAAAAACCATTTTAGCGATTTCATTAATTTATTTTTAATCTCTATTATCATATGGCTTATTTTTGAATTCACTTCAAATTTCATACAAAACTGGAAATTTGTAAAATTGTATGAATTTTCTTATATGGAATATTTGGTGATTTCAACAATTGTTTTTTCTTTTGCACTTCCTGCAA
This is a stretch of genomic DNA from Candidatus Aenigmatarchaeota archaeon. It encodes these proteins:
- the psmB gene encoding archaeal proteasome endopeptidase complex subunit beta, encoding MKQGLKSGTTTIGLVCKDGIVLAAERKATMGYMIASKEDLKIVEIAPHIGLTQAGMVGDLQALSKYLKAEVALFELRNKKRITVKAAASLLANILYGGRWSFFPYMIQIILAGYDETGANLFILHPDGSKLEEKRYFSTGSGSPFAFGVLETLYKDGLSVEEAKRIAVKAIKAAVERDIASGGKGMDIAVIDKDGFRLLKESEIQKLSQD
- the proS gene encoding proline--tRNA ligase, with product MEEEKEIGITVKKNEDLSEWYTQVVLKSKMADYAPMKGFIVFMPYSYAIWENIIGIFDKKIKELGHKNAYFPTLIPESFLKKEASHFQGFSPETFIVTKSGNDELAEHLVVRPTSETIMYYSYSRWIRSWRDLPLLINQWNSVLRAEIKMTKPFLRTSEFLWQEGHTVHATKEEADEEVLKILNLYKELTEKYLAIPVISGKKSELEKFAGALYTTTIEALMPDGKALQAATSHNLGQNFAKAFDIKFLDKDGKKKYAWQTSWGMSTRLIGALIMVHGDDKGLILPPKIAPIQVVIIPINFHENKYVLEESRKIKDILVKLGLRVELDDREEYTPGWKFNDWELKGVPLRIEIGPRDINEGNVILVRRDNNLKKSVKRVNLEMEVNSILEEIQNNLYEKAREFLNENIRFAKDHKEFKKILEEKRGFIKIDWCGSKECEERIKEETGATVRVIPFEEKVKGECKYCGKEGKVVAYFAKSY